The Xiphophorus couchianus chromosome 14, X_couchianus-1.0, whole genome shotgun sequence genome includes a region encoding these proteins:
- the LOC114156784 gene encoding circularly permutated Ras protein 1 isoform X2: MEFACSHVVCNWGPDGTAGNSQFGPDYENSTILQTGPLPPPLPPRRLRKPRPTSLPNMPFVPSQLPVTPFSLPPPVPPRLDLLEEENHFKVNINVISLGLGKLADMSQDAGLETFQRPVICDKCSAALSCLSSVWKKLWVCEFCGHENGVDESLAQVCIGQRVGVRTDDLYLPSMSEDDYQNLEDTMVVFCVDISGSMTVTTKVTSDSGSTLHISRLEGIQDALQRTLTFTLQRTPRRRVALVTFNDEVVIYGDGTRAPLTIKDWALVDDEHIWKQALGYSVPHCIAETYQHLTQRVKELRENGATALGPAALASVALASKYPGSKVILCTDGRANIGLGDMEQAQSSYSEAPYFYRKLALQAVEKGVIISVMSFKGTDCCLADIGRLADVTGGSVNIVSIGTMATEIQSISEDNVLATGVTATLLAPDGVYFPYEDENNHKLVREVGNVTKELEITFQFAVKPDYMEYCLQRNTLPFQLQLSFKTRDQQKVTRIITEQRPVTTSSQILLGRLNMAVLAVHCAQLCAGLTMEGHVTEAQRQLAAQQDLLHHISRLRPIQKEESIYGNWMETMTTICDNMKADSKSLSDEAAEVVYQMKRARSIKSNYTAPVQKKTLVRKKVMEAV; encoded by the exons ATGGAGTTTGCTTGCAGCCATGTTGTATGTAACTGGGGCCCAGATGGAACGG CAGGTAATTCTCAGTTTGGACCCGACTATGAAAACAGTACGATTCTACAAACAG GTCCACTTCCTCCGCCGCTGCCTCCACGCCGCCTGAGAAAACCTCGACCCACTTCCCTTCCCAATATGCCTTTTGTCCCCTCCCAACTTCCTGTCActcctttctctctccctcctccggTTCCTCCCAGAC TTGATTTGctggaagaagaaaatcattttaaggtCAACATCAACGTCATCTCACTTGGTCTTGGAAAACTGGCTGACATGAGCCAAG atgcAGGTCTGGAGACCTTCCAGAGACCAGTGATTTGTGATAAATGTAGTGCTGCATTGTCATGTCTCAGCTCAGTATGGAAGAAG TTGTGGGTATGCGAGTTCTGTGGACATGAAAACGGTGTAGACGAAAGTTTGGCCCAAGTGTGCATCGGTCAGCGTGTGGGTGTGCGCACCGACGACCTTTACCTGCCGAGCATGAGCGAAGATGACTACCAGAACCTGGAGGACACCATGGTTGTTTTCTGTGTGGACATTTCTGGCAGCATGACGGTCACAACAAAG GTGACTTCAGACAGTGGCTCAACGCTTCACATATCCAGATTAGAG GGAATCCAGGATGCTCTTCAGAGGACGCTAACGTTCACGCTGCAGCGGACGCCGCGCCGTAGGGTGGCCCTCGTCACCTTTAATGATGAG GTTGTTATCTATGGGGATGGTACTCGGGCTCCGCTCACCATCAAGGACTGGGCGTTGGTTGACGACGAACACATCTGGAAACAGGCTTTGGGCTACAGTGTCCCTCACTGCATCGCTGAGACATACCAACATCTCACCCAGAGAGTCAAAGA GTTAAGGGAAAATGGAGCAACAGCTCTTGGTCCGGCAGCATTAGCTTCAGTAGCTTTAGCATCAAAATACCCCGGCTCCAAG GTCATTTTGTGCACTGACGGCAGAGCCAACATCGGACTCGGTGACATGGAGCAAGCTCAGTCCTCTTACTCAGAGGCTCCATATTTCTACAGAAAACTGGCTCTGCAGGCGGTAGAGAAAGG agTCATAATCTCAGTAATGTCCTTTAAAGGGACAGACTGCTGCTTGGCTGACATTGGGAGACTGGCTGATGTGACTGGAGGAAGC GTGAACATTGTTAGCATCGGCACCATGGCGACAGAGATCCAGTCCATTTCTGAAGACAACGTATTAGCAACAGGTGTAACTGCAACCCTGCTGGCTCCTGATGGAGT ATATTTCCCATATGAGGACGAGAACAATCACAAACTGGTGAGAGAGGTCGGAAACGTAACAAAGGAACTGGAGATCACCTTCCAGTTTGCTGTGAAACCAGATTATATGGAAT ATTGTCTCCAGAGGAACACGCTTCCattccagctgcagctcagcttcAAGACCAGAGACCAGCAAAAAGTCACTCGCATCATTACCGAGCAACGGCCAGTTACCACCAgcag TCAGATTCTCCTGGGAAGGCTCAACATGGCGGTGCTGGCCGTCCACTGCGCTCAGCTCTGCGCCGGTTTAACCATGGAGGGCCACGTGACCGAAGCACAGAGGCAGCTAGCAGCTCAACAAGACCTGCTTCATCACATCAG TAGGTTGCGGCCAATCCAAAAAGAAGAGAGTATCTATGGTAACTGGATGGAAACCATGACGACAATTTGTGACAACATGAAAGCAGATTCTAAG TCTCTGTCGGACGAAGCAGCGGAGGTGGTGTACCAGATGAAGAGAGCCAGAAGCATCAAGAGCAACTACACGGCTCCTGTCCAGAAAAAGACTTTAGTACGGAAAAAGGTCATggaagcagtttaa
- the tkfc gene encoding triokinase/FMN cyclase isoform X2: MEKLINSVDCCVDEALCGLVRASGGLALLKGHRVMLRSDLDSLKGKVGLLSGGGSGHEPAHGGYIGAGMLSAAVAGGVFASPPPASILAAILTLHQAGASGVLLIVKNYTGDRLNFGLAAEQARNQGVAVDMVIVAEDCAFDQPSKAGRRGLCGTVFIHKLAGALAEEGCLLDQIVSKMKEVLKGIGTLGVSLSPCSVPGCRPSFDLPPGAMELGLGIHGEPGIKRSKVASADEVVKTMIDHMTNPDSQSHLPLKSGDSVVLCVNNLGALSCLEMAVVTRAAITCLESRGVVVARVMSGPFMTSLEMAGVSLTLMKVNPETLRLFDSKTSAPAWPNLSTAAVSGRNCITEAPVMITRPQDDKHSKGPLSPVMHKVLNKICSTLLEKQEELNSLDRASGDGDCGNTHAQAARAVEEWLQDHVVPGCPGQLLSVLAGLVEEKMGGSSGALYSLFLTAAAGHVTEGKTNGAAWAAAVHAGTQAMRRYGGADPGDRTMLDALCPAADELMRLTTAPPAGQMVVLHAAVEKAAAGAEATRDLTARAGRASYIAAERVTLPDPGAVAVAAMLRAVVETLAEQK; the protein is encoded by the exons ATGGAG AAGTTGATCAACTCGGTGGATTGCTGTGTTGATGAGGCTCTGTGCGGCCTGGTCAGGGCCTCTGGGGGCCTCGCTCTGCTGAAGGGCCACAGAGTCATGCTTCGCTCTGACCTGGACAGTCTGAAGGGCAAAGTGGGCCTGCTGTCTGGAGGAGGTTCAGGACATGAGCCGGCACACGGGG GTTATATTGGTGCTGGCATGCTGTCTGCAGCCGTGGCAGGAGGAGTGTTTGCCTCTCCGCCTCCTGCCAGCATCCTGGCTGCCATTCTCACCTTACACCAAGCAG GAGCTTCTGGGGTTCTTCTCATAGTGAAGAACTACACCGGGGACCGGCTGAACTTTGGCCTTGCGGCGGAGCAGGCCCGTAACCAGGGGGTGGCCGTTGACATGGTGATTGTTGCAGAGGACTGCGCCTTCGACCAGCCCAGTAAAGCGGGCAGGAGAGGCTTGTGTGGCACCGTCTTCATACACAAG CTGGCGGGGGCGTTGGCAGAAGAAGGCTGTTTGTTGGACCAGATTGTTTCCAAGATGAAAGAAGTTTTGAAAGGGATTG GCACATTGGGAGTGAGTCTTTCTCCATGCAGCGTCCCAGGATGCCGTCCCTCTTTCGACCTGCCGCCAGGAGCCATGGAGCTGGGACTGG GAATCCATGGAGAGCCTGGAATTaagaggtcaaag GTGGCGTCCGCAGATGAGGTGGTGAAGACGATGATAGATCACATGACCAACCCAGACAGCCAATCACATCTGCCTTTGAAATCAG GTGACAGTGTTGTTCTTTGTGTGAACAACCTTGGCGCTTTGTCCTGCCTGGAGATGGCTGTTGTTACCCGAGCGGCCATCACCTGCCTCG AGAGCCGTGGGGTGGTGGTTGCCAGGGTGATGTCGGGGCCGTTCATGACATCACTGGAGATGGCGGGAGTGTCTCTGACCCTGATGAAAGTCAACCCGGAAACACTGAGGCTGTTTG ATTCTAAGACCAGCGCCCCCGCCTGGCCAAACCTCAGCACTGCTGCTGTGAGCGGACGCAACTGCATCACAGAAGCTCCTGTTATGATCACACGGCCACAGGATGACAAACACTCCAAAG GGCCTCTGAGTCCTGTTATGCACAAAGTTTTAAACAAGATTTGTTCCACCTTGCTGGAAAAGCAGGAGGAACTAAACTCTCTGGACCGGGCTTCCGGGGACGGAGATTGTGGCAACACTCACGCTCAGGCCGCTAGAG CCGTTGAGGAGTGGCTCCAGGATCATGTGGTTCCTGGTTGCCCGGGGCAACTGCTTTCCGTCCTCGCTGGATTGGTGGAGGAGAAAATGGGCGGATCCTCAGGAGCG ctgtacAGTCTGTTTCTCACCGCCGCAGCTGGTCATGTGACCGAGGGGAAGACCAACGGCGCCGCCTGGGCTGCTGCAGTGCATGCTGGGACGCAAGCCATGAGAAG ATACGGAGGTGCTGACCCTGGAGACAGAACGATG CTGGATGCTTTGTGTCCGGCTGCAGATGAGCTCATGAGGCTAACTACAGCACCACCTGCTGGACAGATGGTTGTGCTACATGCAGCTGTGGAG AAAGCAGCTGCGGGTGCTGAGGCGACACGTGACCTCACAGCGCGGGCCGGGCGGGCCAGCTATATCGCCGCCGAGCGGGTCACCCTGCCTGACCCCGGCGCCGTGGCCGTAGCCGCCATGTTGAGAGCTGTAGTAGAAACGCTGGCGGAGCAGAAGTGA
- the tkfc gene encoding triokinase/FMN cyclase isoform X1: MEKKLINSVDCCVDEALCGLVRASGGLALLKGHRVMLRSDLDSLKGKVGLLSGGGSGHEPAHGGYIGAGMLSAAVAGGVFASPPPASILAAILTLHQAGASGVLLIVKNYTGDRLNFGLAAEQARNQGVAVDMVIVAEDCAFDQPSKAGRRGLCGTVFIHKLAGALAEEGCLLDQIVSKMKEVLKGIGTLGVSLSPCSVPGCRPSFDLPPGAMELGLGIHGEPGIKRSKVASADEVVKTMIDHMTNPDSQSHLPLKSGDSVVLCVNNLGALSCLEMAVVTRAAITCLESRGVVVARVMSGPFMTSLEMAGVSLTLMKVNPETLRLFDSKTSAPAWPNLSTAAVSGRNCITEAPVMITRPQDDKHSKGPLSPVMHKVLNKICSTLLEKQEELNSLDRASGDGDCGNTHAQAARAVEEWLQDHVVPGCPGQLLSVLAGLVEEKMGGSSGALYSLFLTAAAGHVTEGKTNGAAWAAAVHAGTQAMRRYGGADPGDRTMLDALCPAADELMRLTTAPPAGQMVVLHAAVEKAAAGAEATRDLTARAGRASYIAAERVTLPDPGAVAVAAMLRAVVETLAEQK, encoded by the exons ATGGAG AAGAAGTTGATCAACTCGGTGGATTGCTGTGTTGATGAGGCTCTGTGCGGCCTGGTCAGGGCCTCTGGGGGCCTCGCTCTGCTGAAGGGCCACAGAGTCATGCTTCGCTCTGACCTGGACAGTCTGAAGGGCAAAGTGGGCCTGCTGTCTGGAGGAGGTTCAGGACATGAGCCGGCACACGGGG GTTATATTGGTGCTGGCATGCTGTCTGCAGCCGTGGCAGGAGGAGTGTTTGCCTCTCCGCCTCCTGCCAGCATCCTGGCTGCCATTCTCACCTTACACCAAGCAG GAGCTTCTGGGGTTCTTCTCATAGTGAAGAACTACACCGGGGACCGGCTGAACTTTGGCCTTGCGGCGGAGCAGGCCCGTAACCAGGGGGTGGCCGTTGACATGGTGATTGTTGCAGAGGACTGCGCCTTCGACCAGCCCAGTAAAGCGGGCAGGAGAGGCTTGTGTGGCACCGTCTTCATACACAAG CTGGCGGGGGCGTTGGCAGAAGAAGGCTGTTTGTTGGACCAGATTGTTTCCAAGATGAAAGAAGTTTTGAAAGGGATTG GCACATTGGGAGTGAGTCTTTCTCCATGCAGCGTCCCAGGATGCCGTCCCTCTTTCGACCTGCCGCCAGGAGCCATGGAGCTGGGACTGG GAATCCATGGAGAGCCTGGAATTaagaggtcaaag GTGGCGTCCGCAGATGAGGTGGTGAAGACGATGATAGATCACATGACCAACCCAGACAGCCAATCACATCTGCCTTTGAAATCAG GTGACAGTGTTGTTCTTTGTGTGAACAACCTTGGCGCTTTGTCCTGCCTGGAGATGGCTGTTGTTACCCGAGCGGCCATCACCTGCCTCG AGAGCCGTGGGGTGGTGGTTGCCAGGGTGATGTCGGGGCCGTTCATGACATCACTGGAGATGGCGGGAGTGTCTCTGACCCTGATGAAAGTCAACCCGGAAACACTGAGGCTGTTTG ATTCTAAGACCAGCGCCCCCGCCTGGCCAAACCTCAGCACTGCTGCTGTGAGCGGACGCAACTGCATCACAGAAGCTCCTGTTATGATCACACGGCCACAGGATGACAAACACTCCAAAG GGCCTCTGAGTCCTGTTATGCACAAAGTTTTAAACAAGATTTGTTCCACCTTGCTGGAAAAGCAGGAGGAACTAAACTCTCTGGACCGGGCTTCCGGGGACGGAGATTGTGGCAACACTCACGCTCAGGCCGCTAGAG CCGTTGAGGAGTGGCTCCAGGATCATGTGGTTCCTGGTTGCCCGGGGCAACTGCTTTCCGTCCTCGCTGGATTGGTGGAGGAGAAAATGGGCGGATCCTCAGGAGCG ctgtacAGTCTGTTTCTCACCGCCGCAGCTGGTCATGTGACCGAGGGGAAGACCAACGGCGCCGCCTGGGCTGCTGCAGTGCATGCTGGGACGCAAGCCATGAGAAG ATACGGAGGTGCTGACCCTGGAGACAGAACGATG CTGGATGCTTTGTGTCCGGCTGCAGATGAGCTCATGAGGCTAACTACAGCACCACCTGCTGGACAGATGGTTGTGCTACATGCAGCTGTGGAG AAAGCAGCTGCGGGTGCTGAGGCGACACGTGACCTCACAGCGCGGGCCGGGCGGGCCAGCTATATCGCCGCCGAGCGGGTCACCCTGCCTGACCCCGGCGCCGTGGCCGTAGCCGCCATGTTGAGAGCTGTAGTAGAAACGCTGGCGGAGCAGAAGTGA
- the LOC114156784 gene encoding circularly permutated Ras protein 1 isoform X1 has product MHSTSLLHERKAFSLTNCARCTQTTTKMEFACSHVVCNWGPDGTAGNSQFGPDYENSTILQTGPLPPPLPPRRLRKPRPTSLPNMPFVPSQLPVTPFSLPPPVPPRLDLLEEENHFKVNINVISLGLGKLADMSQDAGLETFQRPVICDKCSAALSCLSSVWKKLWVCEFCGHENGVDESLAQVCIGQRVGVRTDDLYLPSMSEDDYQNLEDTMVVFCVDISGSMTVTTKVTSDSGSTLHISRLEGIQDALQRTLTFTLQRTPRRRVALVTFNDEVVIYGDGTRAPLTIKDWALVDDEHIWKQALGYSVPHCIAETYQHLTQRVKELRENGATALGPAALASVALASKYPGSKVILCTDGRANIGLGDMEQAQSSYSEAPYFYRKLALQAVEKGVIISVMSFKGTDCCLADIGRLADVTGGSVNIVSIGTMATEIQSISEDNVLATGVTATLLAPDGVYFPYEDENNHKLVREVGNVTKELEITFQFAVKPDYMEYCLQRNTLPFQLQLSFKTRDQQKVTRIITEQRPVTTSSQILLGRLNMAVLAVHCAQLCAGLTMEGHVTEAQRQLAAQQDLLHHISRLRPIQKEESIYGNWMETMTTICDNMKADSKSLSDEAAEVVYQMKRARSIKSNYTAPVQKKTLVRKKVMEAV; this is encoded by the exons ATGCACTCCACCAGCCTGCTGCATGAAAGAAAAGCTTTCAGTTTAACAAACTGCGCTCGCTGCACACAGACCACGACAAAG ATGGAGTTTGCTTGCAGCCATGTTGTATGTAACTGGGGCCCAGATGGAACGG CAGGTAATTCTCAGTTTGGACCCGACTATGAAAACAGTACGATTCTACAAACAG GTCCACTTCCTCCGCCGCTGCCTCCACGCCGCCTGAGAAAACCTCGACCCACTTCCCTTCCCAATATGCCTTTTGTCCCCTCCCAACTTCCTGTCActcctttctctctccctcctccggTTCCTCCCAGAC TTGATTTGctggaagaagaaaatcattttaaggtCAACATCAACGTCATCTCACTTGGTCTTGGAAAACTGGCTGACATGAGCCAAG atgcAGGTCTGGAGACCTTCCAGAGACCAGTGATTTGTGATAAATGTAGTGCTGCATTGTCATGTCTCAGCTCAGTATGGAAGAAG TTGTGGGTATGCGAGTTCTGTGGACATGAAAACGGTGTAGACGAAAGTTTGGCCCAAGTGTGCATCGGTCAGCGTGTGGGTGTGCGCACCGACGACCTTTACCTGCCGAGCATGAGCGAAGATGACTACCAGAACCTGGAGGACACCATGGTTGTTTTCTGTGTGGACATTTCTGGCAGCATGACGGTCACAACAAAG GTGACTTCAGACAGTGGCTCAACGCTTCACATATCCAGATTAGAG GGAATCCAGGATGCTCTTCAGAGGACGCTAACGTTCACGCTGCAGCGGACGCCGCGCCGTAGGGTGGCCCTCGTCACCTTTAATGATGAG GTTGTTATCTATGGGGATGGTACTCGGGCTCCGCTCACCATCAAGGACTGGGCGTTGGTTGACGACGAACACATCTGGAAACAGGCTTTGGGCTACAGTGTCCCTCACTGCATCGCTGAGACATACCAACATCTCACCCAGAGAGTCAAAGA GTTAAGGGAAAATGGAGCAACAGCTCTTGGTCCGGCAGCATTAGCTTCAGTAGCTTTAGCATCAAAATACCCCGGCTCCAAG GTCATTTTGTGCACTGACGGCAGAGCCAACATCGGACTCGGTGACATGGAGCAAGCTCAGTCCTCTTACTCAGAGGCTCCATATTTCTACAGAAAACTGGCTCTGCAGGCGGTAGAGAAAGG agTCATAATCTCAGTAATGTCCTTTAAAGGGACAGACTGCTGCTTGGCTGACATTGGGAGACTGGCTGATGTGACTGGAGGAAGC GTGAACATTGTTAGCATCGGCACCATGGCGACAGAGATCCAGTCCATTTCTGAAGACAACGTATTAGCAACAGGTGTAACTGCAACCCTGCTGGCTCCTGATGGAGT ATATTTCCCATATGAGGACGAGAACAATCACAAACTGGTGAGAGAGGTCGGAAACGTAACAAAGGAACTGGAGATCACCTTCCAGTTTGCTGTGAAACCAGATTATATGGAAT ATTGTCTCCAGAGGAACACGCTTCCattccagctgcagctcagcttcAAGACCAGAGACCAGCAAAAAGTCACTCGCATCATTACCGAGCAACGGCCAGTTACCACCAgcag TCAGATTCTCCTGGGAAGGCTCAACATGGCGGTGCTGGCCGTCCACTGCGCTCAGCTCTGCGCCGGTTTAACCATGGAGGGCCACGTGACCGAAGCACAGAGGCAGCTAGCAGCTCAACAAGACCTGCTTCATCACATCAG TAGGTTGCGGCCAATCCAAAAAGAAGAGAGTATCTATGGTAACTGGATGGAAACCATGACGACAATTTGTGACAACATGAAAGCAGATTCTAAG TCTCTGTCGGACGAAGCAGCGGAGGTGGTGTACCAGATGAAGAGAGCCAGAAGCATCAAGAGCAACTACACGGCTCCTGTCCAGAAAAAGACTTTAGTACGGAAAAAGGTCATggaagcagtttaa